The Alosa sapidissima isolate fAloSap1 chromosome 16, fAloSap1.pri, whole genome shotgun sequence genome has a segment encoding these proteins:
- the si:ch211-250c4.5 gene encoding myosin heavy chain, embryonic smooth muscle isoform translates to MNSDLGELLNSNLLLPSMHLCLEGLHMYQRAGLFCPSMPGHPAATCKSLLCHGASMERQAACRQLKPDLAASFKPCGILGRTSSQETLELLHHLLGVSERLQKEACSSTGEAEWPGACSQSTRGPDWEAPWQDNRSPSAESDLQGEGSRRCLSPASSLRPADGDGDHLAARLMAPQVLCGDGQSEEEQTRTSTANLRWFSASKRRASLKAAKEKQQGDVRAQQQQQGDVRAQQQQQGDVRAQQQQGDVRAQQQQGDVRAQQQQQGDVRAQQREVEVLLQQRDKQTNRAVQFLLMKQQDALEVSSLVKLREAEGIRLQEMLRMEQGRSAQLAAGFERVCEVLKSKLSLTESGNESLAGQLRALLEKYARLRKRATAAKRRLQGEVKDKEQIQRRLEETKRELEETKRELEETKRELEETKRELEAKQKRELEAKQKRELEETKRELEERDAALAELEDSRRKLQRAQEWREGVVREKLALEEEASALRSAVGRLTQQLGKSQRESKRLAKSVRSSDQEREASLKTLGELQDTVRSLHTKLEESGVERQAVMDQAEALKQEAESRHNRQRVEVLRLQEEHKGCVEREESLRREAGALVKLVSDLKQDKAELREEAEALRREAGRAERLRDAVGTLENERLLLLAEMEVLRQDYVALSDRIAQRMAQLEQDEPMSAGEMAPVRQASAQQSDLEHTSATGSVATQDVIMQIRKKLQAEELVSRKS, encoded by the exons ATGAACTCTGACCTTGGGGAGCTCCTGAACTCCAACCTTCTccttcccagcatgcacctGTGCCTGGAGGGCCTCCACATGTACCAGAGGGCTGGGTTGTTCTGCCCGAGTATGCCTGGCCACCCTGCCGCCACGTGCAagtccttgctctgccatggagCTTCTATGGAGCGCCAAGCTGCATGCCGACAGCTTAAACCTGATCTGGCCGCATCCTTCAAGCCCTGCGGCATCCTGGGTAGGACCTCCTCTCAGGAGACCCTGGAGCTGCTGCATCACCTCCTGGGCGTGTCGGAGAGACTGCAGAAAGAGGCCTGCAGCAGCACTGGAGAGGCCGAGTGGCCTGGGGCCTGCTCTCAGAGCACCAGAGGCCCAGACTGGGAGGCCCCCTGGCAGGACAACCGCAGCCCCTCGGCAGAGTCCGATCTACAGGGCGAGGGCAGCAGGCGCTGCCTCAGTCCTGCTTCATCCCTGCGGCCTGCTGATGGAGACGGAGACCACCTGGCCGCCCGTCTGATGGCACCTCAGGTCCTGTGTGGTGACGGACAATCAGAGGAAGAGCAGACGCGGACCAGCACCGCTAACTTGAGGTGGTTTTCAGCAAGCAAGCGCAGAGCTTCTCTCAAGGCAGCGAAGGAGAAGCAGCAGGGAGACGTGCgggcgcagcagcagcagcagggagaCGTGCgggcgcagcagcagcagcagggagaCGTGCgggcgcagcagcagcagggagaCGTGCgggcgcagcagcagcagggagaCGTGCgggcacagcagcagcagcagggggaCGTGCGGGCGCAGCAGCGGGAAGTGGAAGTCCTGCTGCAGCAGAGAGACAAGCAAACAAACCGTGCAGTTCAATTTCTGCTGATGAAACAACAGGACGCACTGGAGGTCAGCAGCCTGGTGAAGCTGAGGGAGGCCGAGGGGATCCGGCTTCAGGAGATGCTGAGGATGGAACAGGGGAGGAGCGCCCAGCTGGCGGCCGGGTTCGAGAGGGTCTGCGAGGTGCTGAAGTCCAAGCTGTCCCTGACGGAGAGCGGCAACGAGAGCCTGGCTGGTCAGCTGCGGGCCCTGCTGGAGAAGTACGCTCGTCTGAGGAAGCGCGCGACCGCCGCCAAGAGGAGGCTCCAGGGGGAGGTCAAAGACAAGGAGCAGATTCAGAGGAGGCTCGAGGAGACGAAGCGAGAGCTCGAGGAGACGAAGCGAGAGCTCGAGGAGACGAAGCGAGAGCTCGAGGAGACGAAGCGAGAGCTCGAGGCCAAACAGAAGCGAGAGCTCGAGGCCAAACAGAAGCGAGAGCTCGAGGAGACGAAGCGAGAGCTCGAGGAGCGAGACGCTGCGCTGGCGGAGCTCGAGGACTCCAGGAGGAAGCTGCAGCGGGCGCAAGAGTGGCGCGAGGGGGTGGTCAGGGAGAAGCTCGCTCTCGAGGAGGAGGCCTCGGCGCTGAGGAGCGCGGTCGGGCGACTGACGCAGCAGCTCGGTAAAAGCCAGAGGGAAAGCAAGAGGCTGGCCAAATCAGTCCGCTCCAGTGACCAGGAGAGGGAGGCCAGCCTGAAGACGCTGGGGGAGCTGCAGGACACGGTGAGGAGCCTGCACACCAAGCTGGAGGAGAGCGGCGTGGAGAGGCAGGCCGTGATGGACCAGGCGGAGGCCCTGAAGCAGGAGGCCGAGTCGCGTCACAACCGGCAGCGCGTGGAGGTGCTACGCCTGCAGGAGGAGCACAAGGGCTGCGTCGAGCGCGAGGAAAGCCTGCGGAGAGAGGCCGGCGCGCTGGTCAAGCTCGTGTCCGACCTGAAGCAGGACAAAGCggagctgagggaggaggcggAGGCGTTGCGGCGGGAGGCAGGGAGAGCGGAGAGGCTGAGGGACGCCGTCGGGACGCTGGAGAACGAgcgactgctgctgctggcggaGATGGAGGTCCTGAGGCAGGACTACGTCGCCCTTAGCGACCGCATCGCACAGAGGATGGCTCAGCTGGAGCAGGACGAGCCGATGAGCGCGGGCGAAATGGCCCCCGTGCGTCAGGCCAGCGCGCAACAAAGTGACCTAGAGCACACGAGTGCCACGGGCTCAGTGGCCACACAGGATG TTATTATGCAGATAAGGAAGAAACTACAGGCAGAAGAACTGGTCTCAAGGAAGAGCTGA